TTATCTCtatctcccacacacacacacacacacacacacacttacacacacacacacacacacacttagtgtTGATGGATGAACAGTAAACATTCTCTCCTCCCTCTCATATTTctccctttctctatctctctctctctctcttcctttttctctctcctactGAAGCTTGTTAGGGGATTAACCAGGACCACGATTCTGCCTGAGCTggacctgatgtgtgtgtgtgtgtttgtgtgtgtgtgtgtgtttcgtgaTTGATACTCCTCTCTCGCCTCCTTCACTTTTCTTCTCTAAATCTTTGCTCTCTTTCTGTCAAGCAACACACACACCTcaaaatctttctctctctctcgtttaccCGCTCACTCCTTCGTTCTTCACATCTGGGAGATATTTGTgctgagaggaggagagaggaggaggaaggatggagggaTTTAGGGGAGTTTACTGaatcacagacagagagagagaaagagagagagagagagagatgctgattCTGAATCAATCCAGAttgttcttttttcctctctacCCATAACTCTCTCTGGCTGAAATCCACTTTGTAAATTGAAACAATATTATTGGACGACACAAACAGAGAGGAATGCTCAtctaatggtgtgtgtgtgtgtgcgtgtgtttgaggaAAATTGTTTCATCCATCTCTGGAACTTTGATTTACTAAACAATTCTTAACAAACTCCACATGCCTTaagtcaacacacacactcatacacacactcatacacacactcgtatacacacacacacacacacacacacacactgcagttccAGAACAGTAGTGGTGCAAAACATGTTGAAGGCAGGTTTACTGTCAGTTCTCAATTAACATGTAAATTAGAGGAGTACAGTCACATTGTTCCACTTTAACCACTGACAGCACTATATTTCTACACTACGCTATAATACGCATACTACATTACAAATTACACTGATTTATTATACTGTACTTTTCTGTATAATATAATACTACACAGTACAGCTCTATACTGTACAATACTGcaaatcgttgctgtccaatgaaaacaaatgtctctatttttgtcgatttttagtttactacataatttaacacacaaacaaactgtcccttacactgtgtccaaatttcttgatgaaaagACCAAATAGAATAGAAATTCTCCagaaatatctaaaaaaatatatttcaaaattttgaataggaagctggtcagagttgagcTAAATACAACAGGGCAATCCTGAAAGAACAGACTTGAGACAGGgaaagagattcaccttccagcaagacaatgaccctaaacatacagccagagctacagtggaatggtttagatcaaataatattcatgtgttagaacggagcagtcaaagtcctgacctaaatatcTTGAGcttctgtggtaaaaaaaaaaaaaagaaaattgctgttcacagatgctctccatccaacctggctgagcttgagctatattttgcaaagaagaatgggcaaaaatcagCCTGAAAATCAGGCTTGCAGCTGTAAATGCAGCGAATGGTGAAAAAGTTCAAAgggttatgaatacttttgcaagcctctGTATACCTTAAATAGGAAAATAGTTCTAAAAGTTCTAAATAAaactttactgttttatttacgtTTATCATGTCCAGAAGCGGCATCAAATTCTTTGGCCTGTAAGGCATCTTGTTTCAATATTTTAGATCTTTCCAATGAAATGGATGAAGAGAGCAGCCATCAGCTGCCGGGGCCCAGAGAGAGattacaattggccttgctctttctgggtgggtagcgctttttcccctcatcacttcagcacaaggcgtctgtgagctgatgtatcggaaccaagtccaatgctgcatcagcagcagttctaaaaggggtgaagagagagagagtgagagtaagcgagagagagagagagagagagagtgagcaattGAGAGAGATCAGGGGACAGCACAAATGAGAGTGAGCTAGAGACAGACAGTGCCTGACCCTGCTGTTTCCAGTAGCATActcagagctaaacttctcaggGCAGGCTATGGGTTAagtcagtagcgagttgctaatagcaacagtgctacagctacactttccaggTGCAACACTCCTGTTAGTTCCACAttacgttcattggttccacaagtttCCTTAAACAGACTGCCTGTATCGTGTATTCTGCATGCGTTTGCGCAAACCAAACCGTGACCCCCATACTGTGACGGTTAATAAAGAATAcacataccgttacacccctagatTTTAAATAACTGTGCTATGCACATCATTTTAATGTGTTAGCTATTGTAAAAAAGCAGAttagatgaatggatagatagacaCTAGGTATATTATACAATGTGGGCATTTTCTTGTCAGTTGTAGCAGACTAGATGTAGAGCCACCACTCAAACACCACAAATACTGAAAGTGATTTAGGCAAAGAGACTGTGTAAGATTGTGAGAGACTGTGTTGCAATATTAGTTTTAATGTGTACATAAAGAACAGTATGTTGCTCTCATGctggtgtgtgtttctgtgtttcccaGTCAGTGTAGCTCAACCTCTCCACAGGACAACTTCACAAagtatatataacaaataaaataaaaagaaaagataaaataaaataaatttttactACAGCTAAAAGATGATTAATATGACGTTTGTGTTTAaattgtatgtgtgtgggtgtgggaaTGCGTGcacatgtgtaagtgtgtgtgtgtgtgtgtgtgtgtgtgtgtgtgtgtgtgtgtgtgtgtggtgcgtcTACAAATCCCCACTCTTCAAACGTCATTTCATCTTCCTGTTCAGACAAGAAAATATTTTCAGACAGCTTGAAGTCATTCTGTTAAAGCCAAAGcaggacaaacacacacacacacacacacacacacacctcccttcAGTACTTGTCTTTAATCCCTCTCTCAATCCTTCTTCTACTTATCCTTCATCCATCTCTCTGGCTGTGTTAGCATTGCTGCTTTGTGTTTTTCTATCGTTCTTGGCGCCCTTTGCTGACCTCTGACCCCAAACCCAAAGTAGGTTTATATAGGAAACAGTTGGATGCATTTAGAAACACTTATgtatgaaatatgaactgtatgaaatgaacaaatgtataaaatatatttactgtagaTACATGCAAGTCTCTAAGACTTCAGACCTTCTCAAGACTGATGCTATCAGCCTTCAAGCTCcggactccaattcccagcatgcactctcaCCAGAACCCTCACACTCTCCACTGTTCACGTAAGGCTACGGTGTTCCTGCTTACCCAGCTAGTGAATGCTTACACCTGTTCACCTGTGTATTTATACCCCCCACTTCCTCCTTCTCCTCGCCAAGTATTGCACCTAGTTTTCTATCTATCATGCAacaagttttctttttttggctTCTGTTTCtgacctgttttgtttttttgactaTCCAGTTGCCTTGCCTTTTCTATTGATTGCCTTGTTATCGAAACTTTTTTTGTTCATAAAACCCGCCTTAGGCTAGTCTCTGATTTGGATTTACCGACCCGACACACACCATAAACTGTGCTTGATAAATAtaggcaggctacaggctgataatactcgcctGAATGGGcaaatagcggttagcagctaataatAATGCTAAACTAAGAAataagaactaaactgaaactcctgtataatggtgtacttcaacagagtggttttattgcttcttacaacctgactagtaaaattcagaaggcgcactggattaaaaggagcattggcgatttttggaaaaatgaaaggattttaggtgccccttatagtgtgaaaaatgcggTAATCTTTATGTGCAAGTGTTTGTCCTGTGTCTGGCCTGCGTGACACAGTAACAGTGTGACACTCTCATGTTCTCACACTGAGTAATGTTACCACTAACACTGCATTTAGATGAGAAATGCCACTTCAGCTGTACCACCCTGTCAACCACTGGGATTCAAACTGCTCATTTCTTTTGTCTATTCATTTAGAGTGAAAAAAGTTTAATGTGGTGTCAGACttcctgctctgctctgctcttttCCACTTTGGCTCGCGGTTCGGATCCAGATTTTAAGTGGAATACACTCCTCAGTCTGAATGTGGCCTCAGGCTAATGTTCATGGTTCATAAAGTGAAAACTGCTGAAACACTGATCTTCAACACTTTCTGGAGAAATCAGAACAAATTATCTTGACCCAGGCCTTCAGGAAAACACACATGGTCACTTTTCCTGCAGCAGTTGAGCGTGAAAATCAGAATTTCTGCAACAGCTTTCCTTCAGTTAGTCacactgaggtgtgtgtgtgtgtggtttcatAACAGGGTGTAAAATGGAGTAGGTTTACCTCCAACTGACCTTTCTACGAATCCCTAGATACCCTCAtttccaaatacacacacagacgcagACACTGTACCCATGTAGGGTGGCTGATTTGTATAATTATCCATTAGTCATGCCTCGCTCATAAATGAGAAAGTGGAGATTGCTTGATTTGGGATGCTGGGTTGTCACTCCTGATGGGTGGAGGAGGGGAAATGGATGGGAGCCTGTAGAACATTGGTTTATTTAAATGATCCTCGCTTATCCTGAGTCTTTTTTCTGAACAGTATGaacttttttattacatattgtaAAACTGTCAGCTCTACTTTTAAACAAGATGCACCTACAGCACTTCTTAAACCAGTTTTACTTTTATTAGTTATGATTTAATTCAAACATTTTTACTCACATTCATCATTCAGTGATAAACCACAAAAACATCTCAGAGTGTGGAGCAGTAGTTCTATATGTTCTATAACAGCAGGTGGCAGCATGTGTGTATTGTTTGGTTGTCAAAATTCCATCCTTACTTCGTACGGAATATTTTACTTCATTAGTTGATTAGTTTGGCATCATAAAACAGAATCATTAAGTCTCATCAGCATCGCTTTTAAATCGCCCAGGTTCTGCCCAAGCTCCAAATCCTGCCTAGATTCCCAGCCCTGCTTAAGACCCCATTTTTGCCCAGGTCTAATGTTCTGCCTAAGTCCCCAGTCCTACCCACGTCCCTAAGGTCTTCCTAGTGTGGCTGGGCGTGAGGAGAACAGCTAAGGACTGAATCATTTATGATTAAAGCATAGGTTTATTTATCTGCACTATTGATCATAGGCGTTGGaaccggggggggggggtagaaataggtggatttgtcccccccaaaaatgaaatcagttcgctcacatcagccgtaatattaatgaggagacagaccggaccaatcggaggaggagagtcagtttgctgttggggaagccccgccccctcgctgtgagatttagcagcgggatcgggctgcagccgcttcagctgattctaaaacagatctggatatacggagatttttctaacagaaaggtaacgataggctaaccacgtaaactgtgatgatatgtttctgataactggttaaaaatacacgtctctgaatcaaaacacacagtttaaacccactgtgattaataaactgcagctgtgttagtgagttagtttaacttaaattaattagatagggagtcagggttaaagaaaaaaaaaaaaaatatatatatatgtaatgttcaacttgacctgtacctgatcagctaatcactatttcattttcaaactgtttattaatttaggattgcaggacttagtgtgagctataatgaacgaaaatgaatttaactaactagttatctagaagctggatgtagtggatagccagaatgtagaacagtactttatgtttgtagtttaaagcagtttcttaaccctgatcactgccctaaatctgtgttttccacctgatccacctgatcagctaataaacagtcatttactgagtttacctgttaaaatcctttagccccctatggagcctaaattaatcatgtatatccagcagtgtattagacacatcataccaccactttattaaatgcctttaaagcagaggaagctcaagaacatgcagaacagtgttaatatgcagtagaatatgtaagaacagggttgagaaatactgctgtaacgtgacttctgttcatttgtagttcacagtaagaccacatgtcctgatgtttataaaaatctctatgtaacgtaaagttacattcttttacataaaaggacaacatcttaagaagagctctcagtagaaaaaaataaaagtgcaggagaaaatgtaaatatatgacagaattgacatgccaatacataataacaataataataataataataaccaaatctgttgtattattttaaatattaggtgataactgataattttcgttatatgtatataattcagacattgcatgcatatttttttctaacaacagtaactgtaatgtggagtaacctgtttaggttgtaaaatcaccttataataataatttacttttaatttaaagtaatttccacaaatgttgttctaggaagctatagggtgggcttgggttcatattggcaaatgtgtcccccccaatatcaagcccgctcctacgcccttgctatTGATACTTTACTGTAGACCTGCACTCCTAAACACTCTACACACTTTACTTACtacgtatatacagctctggaaaaaaattaagagaccacttaaaaatgatgagtttctttgatttttacccgattaaaaacttctggaatataatgaagaggatgatcacaagccatcagaccaagctgaactgcttgaatttttgcaccaggattggcataaagttatccaaaagcagtgtgtaagactggtggaggagaacatgctaagatgcatgaaaactgtgattaaaaaccagggttattccaccaaatattgatttctgaactcttaaaacgtctttgcattatttgaggtctgaaagctctgcatcttttttgttatttcagccatttctcattttctgcacataaattgCTCTAAATCaccatattttaatttggaatttgggagaaatgttgtctttagtttacagaataaaacaacaatgttcattttcctcaaacatatatctataaatagcaaaatttgagaaactgattcagaaactcttaatttgttccagagctataGATAATACAAATCTAGTTTtcaaatcaacttttttttttttttttatacggaTTCATTTTTAggcattactttattactttattagaaTCAGTGCTGAGGTAACACTAAACCGTAAATGTAGCTCTGTTCTTTTCTTGGCCAAGATGGTccaaaaagttttttgggtccacaAAGTGTCAGTTGAGAATAATAATTGCAAGACATTTTgggttatttattttgtttattttacatcaaATCATGCAAATCAAAGAAACAGTTTTAGATTTTGAGGATATCATGGACAAATGTATATTTTGTAAAAGAAAATGCACAAGGAATATAGCTACGGAAACAGTATTTTGAAGACAAGAATTATTCAAAAAGTTGAAATCAATGTTGCTATATCAAACACTTAGATACAACTTACAAAATCACAGATATATAATGATACACAgtacagtttgaaaatgtacaaGAACAGTAATCACAATCACTGTGCAACTGAATGTAAACTGAAAAGGCACAGACAGAACATGTTTAAGCGCAAAAGGCTCTTTACCTCCCCACTAACGGGTATCATAGACGCTCTTCTTCGTACTCAGTGGTGATAGAGTTCCCACTGCAACACAGGAACTCCCCATACTCTGTTTTCTGATGAAAACCTGTGGTGATGGTCAACTTCACTGGGATCCTCAGGTTCACCTCTCTTTTAATCACTCTCACAGTGAGTTTGGTGTGTGGAGGGATGGTGGCCGGCAGCGTGACTGTAATGCTGTTCGTCTCGGTTCTTGTGTTGGTTTTACCAAGCTCCACTGTGAAGGTGTTGCTTAAAGTGGACTTCGTCTCTGGTGTCAAACTTCCCAAATTGAGACTGAATTTGGTTGCAATGCTGATCTGTGTAGCGTTGCTGAACTTGAAACTCTCAGTGACTGAGCCCATGTACTCTCGACTCAGCGCCGTGCTGAAGGTTTGTTCGCGAGATCCACAGTTCACACCACATACAGCGTCGATGGCAACAGAATTGACACGTTCTTCTTTCTGCTCCCACAGTACCTCAGGGGTTATGACGGGTTTCCCTGATTTTAAAGGACGCAGATGGGTCAGGCGGTTGCTGAACCATTCGTAATCGGGCGTGTCATGTGAAGCTCTGGCTAACATCTGAACTCCACCTCTGTTCTTATGCTGGTAGAGGACCCACGCTCCTCTCTGCACCTTGTGGGAAGATGCCGTGTCATTGAAGGAGCCATACAGCAGGTTGGTCTCACAAGTGAGGACGATACTCTTTCCTTCGTAGTTTGGCTCGTCGTACAGTGTGATCTGAGGATCTGTCAGGTCTTCTGTCACCATCTCGAGTGAAGAGGTGCTGTTATCCCAGTCCACGGTGGGATAATGTCCTTCCTCAAAGATGTACTGGTAGCCACCAAAATTGGCATCGCTGTAAATCACCCATGGATTCCCGTTCACTATCATGGAGGAGATGCACTCATCAAAGTTCTCGTCGCTTAAGTTGGGAACGTTCCTAGTAAACTCCCTGCTGATGCCCTTAAAGTCAGCATGTTCGTACACAATGATCTTGTTCATGATGTCTCAAAGAGGATGGGTCGCTTGAGGCTCTGAGCAGGAGAGTGAGTGATCAGACACATTTATACCTATAAGAGTGCTGAGCTATGTGAAGCTAGTGCTTCGTAAAGTCACAAGTTCAAAAAAGGTGCTGATGGCCTAACAGTGTTTTCTCgtggaaaacaaaaaagtgttagcAGAAAGAGGAAGCTCTGTATCATCTTCAAAGTTTGCAGAATATTTTCCATCCCAAACAACAGACTACAGAGATGTCAGCCGATAAAGCCCTCACTTCTTAGATATGAAACTATTTAAGATAAAAATGATAACAAAATGTgatactctgttttttttctctcttgtctcTTCCCAAATCCCACCTTGTCATTAGTgtcccacctgtgtctcatttgtaaccccacccactGACCTTAAGTGAGGCAAGTGTGACCTGCagctctttaaatgttgttcggggttcttttgtgacctcctggatgagttgtccatgctcttttggaataatttcagttggccagccactcctgggaaggttcaccagtgttccatgttttctctatctGCGAATAACAGTTCTTAATGTGGTCTGCAGAACtaccaaagccttagaaatgactgtAACCTTTTCCACTATTTTTtttcaggcctggttgtggtgaATTGGACTCAACTTTCCAAaacttgtgattaatcacagttaatataTTGaatgggcaaacactttttctcaaagggctagattggtttgggtagttttttatttttaataaataaaatcattatttaaaaagtgctttttatatttactcaggtcatatttgtctgatattaaagtttgtttgataatctgaacaaTGTAAGtaggacaaaaatgcaaaaacaaatctgaaagggggcaaatatttttcattttcatatttttcataagTGCCCTGAGCTAAGTGAAACTGGGTCTGGCGATTTTTAGGGAGTGGTACTGAAAGTCACAACTACTAAAAGTGCAAAATAAATGTGCTGATGACCTAACAGTTTTTTTCGTAAAACAAAATGTTAGCAGAAAGAGGAAGCTTTATATTACTTTAAGTTTGCAGAAAAATGTTTCTCAAACAACAGATTACAGAGATGTCAGCAGATAAAGCCCTCACTTCTTAGATATGAAACtaattaagataaaaataaaaaaaaacaaaatttgatactctgttttgtttctctcttgTCTCTGCCCACACTCCGCTTCGTCATTAGTGTCCCACCTGTGTCTCGTTTGTAACCCTGGcccctcgttatcttccccaggtgttccttttctgtgtctgtgtatatattcCCCTTGTGTTTTCCTTCGTTCTCTGTTATGCTTTTTTGACACACAGTTGtgcattgtttatttattatgtgttactggttgtgttttatgGTTTGTtatctttgttttgtttgtctgaCTCCGTTTTTTGTTAGTTCTTGCTTTTCAAGGtagttgtttgttttatagtattTGTTATTTGTTGTGATGGCCAAAGTGGGGCTTTTGGTAGTTCGAATCAAATGAGCtaactgatttgaaaaaaaaaaaaagatcttttgAGATGTTTGAACTCCCACCCACCACAGTGACATCTGATTTGCAatcagcagtggtgtgcagtaaggcccttctaaggggtgacaataggtgcatgtaaatcattatataatatttaataagaaaaaatatatattatattattattgttattgtacaCTGTAaggatatattttataaattaactaaaataaaaaacagcaactaattaaaAGCATTACTCTTCGTTTTtaagttgctacaggactcttttctgactgacagcggttctatccaatcaaagctttttaaaatggcttctgcccacgtgactgcgtgacccttccgctgattttttttaagggtgtagtaatgagtctattagcaaagtcgcaggacaatctaaccaatcagattcatgattttcactcagggggtggggccatgactgtctaactCCTTCTCGGTGCTTTGGTGAAGGAGCTACgcattgcttagtgtaaaacgttCAATAGTTAGCAAACTATTATGGAattgtatcatatcatattaaatagcctttttaaaggctgtccttcaatgtgaaactaattcacaataataggccatctgactggtgagtttttgtgtgtacttaatgttttgtttgggggtgttgcagaaggggtacccactatattaactgcacgccactggcaATCAGGCATTTTACTTAAGTTCAAATGTATAtggatataataaaggagaaaagGTCTCCAAACAAATCTtgtcctttgtgaaaaagtgtttagccatttagaggtggacttgtttgtgggcttcaggattgtctggtaaacagcagaattcctggtttcatctattacagcaagctgTCCacaccctgaagcagcaaagcagccccagaccatcacactaccaccccaACAACCAATAGTTTCCAGTGCACAGCAGATACTTTTTCCAATTAAATGTCATACAAATGTTATgattaatgctatatttattctctaAGCAAGTGTTTCAGCTCATTACAAGGCTCAcgtttcttaaaattttgattgcgggtttaatttttttgtgtaaacttTTGCCTCTAAATTCACTCCATACTTGTGTCCTTTCtacataacaagcataaaaaattaCTAGTACTATGTCTCGGTGGCTAgctaaatttaaggtggaatggggaaATGATCAAGATAAAAAATTAACATATAGCTAACTTCAGTTCCATCAAATCCCCCACCCAGACTTGGCAACCCTGAAAGAACAACAAGCCTTCCTGGTGGACAGTGCTAACTGATACTCTATTACATTAGTTTATAGATGCCGTACTGACTAGCAACACTCACACTGAGTAATGGAGAGAAAGACGACCATCCTACCCACCCACCTAGAAGAGAGAGGACTGTTATGCACTCTGGGACCCCCGGACAGACACTGACAGATGATTGTGTGCCTCACTGGGGATCAAACCTGTGACCTCCTAATGACAACTGCTCCACTCAGCGTTCCTGTTTAATGTCAGTTGGATTGGAGCCGAAATGTAGAGCGTCTGGTTTATTGCTTTGGGTTCCGTTATGCTTGATTGACCACTAATTAACTTTATCTCTGTCTATCccagtctctctcactctctctctctctctctctctctctctctttctctctctccggaTGTGCTGTAATTGGCAGTAATTGTGGTGTGTGATCTGTGGTTAGTTCTCAGTGACCCCGGAAATTTCCCAGGAGAACACaatgaagagagagttcaacagaaACAGAAGGTTAAATTTTATTTCCAGTTCTGGTTTTGTGTCACCAGTCGGTTGAGATTAGAAATAAAAGAGATTCTGCTCATGACTGAAAGTTCACTGCAGTGAGGAGTTATATTTAGTAAAAAACAATTctagtaagtattttttttagaccTGACACTATAGAACTGACCATTAACATCAACTACAGCTAGCATCATTAATGAACTAATACTAAGcttaaaaaaaatcccatttcaGACTATATAAACCCTAGATAGTTAATGTTCTCTCTggtaaactttatttcatttgttaatatacagtcCCAttcaaaatttttattttttctattttttgcattgtatacaaagtcatccaaactatcaagaaagacatatggaattatttagtaaacaaaaaggtgttaaacaaaccagaatatgttttatactttaaagtaTCCTCCTCTTTGaacaccttggctggattttcttagtcacctttatgaggtagagtcacctggaattattagctttcaggtaacagctgtgctgaacttgtcaagagttaattacttgaatttcttagagaggtagagttggtatacattaaatatttatatttgagtaatgttcccatccttattatggcaagaactactcaactaaataacaaaaaaatactttaagaaataacgttcagtcaatccaaaaaatgtcaagaactttaaaggtatcctcaagtgcagtcgcaaagaacatcaaaaatgttgtgatgaaactggctctcatcagtactggcccaggaaaggaagatccagagttatctctgttgcacaggatacattgatcagagttatcagcctcagaaacagaaagttaacagcaccccagata
The Astyanax mexicanus isolate ESR-SI-001 chromosome 13, AstMex3_surface, whole genome shotgun sequence DNA segment above includes these coding regions:
- the LOC111194133 gene encoding epidermal differentiation-specific protein-like, producing MNKIIVYEHADFKGISREFTRNVPNLSDENFDECISSMIVNGNPWVIYSDANFGGYQYIFEEGHYPTVDWDNSTSSLEMVTEDLTDPQITLYDEPNYEGKSIVLTCETNLLYGSFNDTASSHKVQRGAWVLYQHKNRGGVQMLARASHDTPDYEWFSNRLTHLRPLKSGKPVITPEVLWEQKEERVNSVAIDAVCGVNCGSREQTFSTALSREYMGSVTESFKFSNATQISIATKFSLNLGSLTPETKSTLSNTFTVELGKTNTRTETNSITVTLPATIPPHTKLTVRVIKREVNLRIPVKLTITTGFHQKTEYGEFLCCSGNSITTEYEEERL